A genomic region of Lodderomyces elongisporus chromosome 5, complete sequence contains the following coding sequences:
- the ECM1 gene encoding 60S ribosomal protein subunit export gives MAKKISKHSRAARRGEVIEPSGLESTKLAASTSTENDGVRKSIIRTQIKNENLLNKKLESSKVRKSKLKKKSSAIKHKLERSDKLQGILSSKIDASIQRAKYVQSARKANWDKINSSIEIRNHILDELKQDSSPEKELTQEEIEKMEEDEYVRKFYEDDENADNIDKEDKQDGGENKDGKGNEVEKVLSNNRFALLGEVEE, from the exons atggcaaaaaaaa TATCCAAACACAGTAGAGCAGCAAGAAGAGGCGAGGTTATAGAGCCTTCTGGTCTTGAGTCCACTAAACTAGCAGCATCAACATCTACCGAGAACGATGGAGTGCGAAAGTCGATTATACGAACTCAgatcaaaaatgaaaacctTTTGAATAAGAAACTTGAATCTTCCAAAGTGCGGAAActgaagttgaaaaagaagtcaTCTGCTATTAAACATAAACTCGAACGAAGTGATAAGCTTCAAGGCATCTTGTCCTCCAAGATTGATGCAAGTATTCAAAGAGCCAAATATGTTCAATCTGCACGAAAAGCAAACTGGGATAAAATCAATTCAAGCATTGAGATTCGTAACCATATATTGGATGAATTGAAACAAGATTCTTCGCCAGAAAAGGAGTTAACTCAAGAGGAGATTGAGAAAATGGAGGAGGATGAATACGTACGAAAGTTttatgaagatgatgagaACGCCGACAATATTGACAAAGAGGACAAACAAGATGGTGGTGAGAATAAGGACGGTAAAGGTAATGAGGTCGAGAAGGTGTTATCCAATAATCGTTTTGCCTTATTGGGAGAAGTTGAAGAGTAA